One genomic region from Candidatus Melainabacteria bacterium RIFOXYA2_FULL_32_9 encodes:
- a CDS encoding DNA-directed RNA polymerase subunit beta'', whose amino-acid sequence MSTLLPKNTKKSIEYINKIMDKKALNKLLSQVYLEFGTAKTSFLANVLKDLGFKYATKAGTTISIEDLDVPKAKKDLLRKAEDEIDRATNRYLKGEITEVERYTKVIDTWSETTEKLTKEVVDNFDRLNPVYMMAFSGARGNISQVSQLVGMRGLMADAQGQIIDLPIKANFKEGLSVTEYIISSYGARKGLVDTALKTADSGYLTRRLVDVAQDVIIRVEDCETSIGINMATISHGDKVIVSLADRLLGRTNATDIVDNEGNVIVPANTLLNRIEVEKVVKAGIKEVKVRSALTCELEYGICQKCYGWALTSNKAVDIGEAIGIIAAQSIGEPGTQLTMRTFHTGGVFRGTSTLQEIKSNVSGKIISKIPTRELRTRHGDLVEVSTKDSKMEIEDKNGKVHSFNIPQGSTVFYSTGKEIEKGQVIGEFEPGAARGEGRLTERATKDITADLSGQIIFDGFNVDEKRDRQGNTSRTANRSGKIWVLSGDVYNLPGGSKILVKDQLDVKKGDILAETTTVSEHGGEVKLGGELEIEEVTTDGRKIKKVVNGKEITIVIASITPANAVLEKTKKEQLWKVEKTGETYIIKSPVDTVVENGMTIAELIDDEYTVNSSGEIRYAGIEVDEHHIITKPGKVIFIPEEIHQVSKDSTLKMVESGTYVTVDTEIVKDVRARIDGVVEIKEYNDIIHEVIIRPGELHKVENVSTLKVEDGDIVEAGTEIAPGIAAKEKSMVTIMSSAQFGLNDFEIEDIDEEFQEEAEPKEEKVDILLRPVQEFDIKPKEVSIKFSSTEEDLIDMASVTQLQYRDGSRIRQLEGANLTRTSLVLQMQGYLSHLKGLVELEPKEAAEEDQNVKIVVLENLIIRREIEDVTRGVSSLQTELLVEDGQIIEPKVPVSKTQVLARNNAKVSLNENTEAEIRRLLLISSELETKIELKTNPIINVGDLVKVDQIISESGEISKLSGQITGIKGKTVTIRGGRPYLISAGTQLQVDSNGLVQRGDLLATLVFERQKTGDIVQGLPRVEELLEGRKPKESAILAEEDGEAEIEYDEDTPRLFIVSESGRQEIKVPIDSNIIVSDKEKIKKGQPLTDGPLNPHDIIRLSGPKAVQQYLVDEVQRVYRSQGVEIADKHIEVIVRQMTKKVKVDDSGDTKLLPGELVELYTLEAENSEVEKLGGNPATYHPVLLGITKASLNTDSFISAASFQETTRVLTEAAVEGKKDQLRGLKENVIIGRLIPAGTGYYHLNHAAELKENERQQRSTRGNARKPSAILEEIEGLFGSPDFTVE is encoded by the coding sequence ATGAGTACTCTACTACCTAAAAATACAAAAAAATCTATTGAATACATAAATAAAATAATGGATAAGAAAGCGTTAAATAAGCTTTTATCACAAGTATATTTAGAATTTGGTACAGCTAAAACATCATTTTTAGCTAATGTTCTTAAAGATCTTGGTTTTAAATACGCAACAAAGGCAGGTACAACTATTTCTATTGAAGATCTTGATGTACCAAAAGCCAAAAAAGATCTTCTTAGAAAAGCTGAAGATGAAATTGATAGAGCAACAAATCGTTACTTAAAAGGTGAAATAACAGAAGTAGAACGTTACACAAAAGTTATCGATACCTGGAGTGAAACAACAGAAAAATTAACTAAAGAAGTTGTGGATAATTTTGACAGATTAAATCCAGTTTATATGATGGCATTCTCTGGAGCTAGAGGTAACATAAGTCAGGTTAGTCAGCTTGTGGGTATGCGTGGATTGATGGCTGATGCGCAAGGACAGATCATTGACTTACCTATTAAAGCAAACTTTAAAGAAGGCTTAAGTGTAACAGAATATATTATTTCTAGTTACGGCGCAAGAAAAGGTCTCGTAGATACAGCTCTTAAAACAGCTGACTCTGGATATCTTACAAGAAGACTGGTTGACGTTGCACAAGACGTCATTATCAGAGTAGAAGACTGTGAAACATCAATTGGTATTAATATGGCCACAATATCTCATGGAGATAAAGTAATTGTTTCTCTTGCTGATCGTTTATTAGGAAGAACCAATGCAACTGATATTGTTGATAATGAAGGAAATGTTATAGTACCTGCTAATACTCTACTAAATAGAATAGAAGTGGAAAAAGTTGTTAAAGCTGGTATTAAAGAAGTAAAAGTTCGCTCTGCATTAACCTGTGAACTTGAATATGGTATTTGCCAGAAATGTTATGGTTGGGCGCTAACCAGCAATAAAGCTGTAGATATAGGTGAAGCTATAGGAATTATTGCTGCACAGAGTATTGGTGAACCCGGTACACAGCTTACCATGAGAACATTCCACACTGGAGGCGTATTTAGAGGTACTTCAACTCTTCAAGAAATAAAATCTAATGTTAGCGGTAAAATTATCTCCAAAATACCTACTCGTGAGCTAAGAACCCGTCACGGTGATCTAGTAGAGGTAAGTACTAAAGATAGCAAAATGGAAATAGAAGATAAAAACGGAAAAGTTCATTCGTTTAATATTCCTCAGGGTTCCACTGTATTTTACAGTACCGGCAAGGAAATCGAAAAAGGTCAAGTTATCGGAGAATTTGAACCTGGTGCAGCTCGTGGTGAAGGCCGTTTAACAGAGAGAGCGACCAAAGATATTACTGCTGATTTAAGTGGTCAAATCATTTTCGACGGATTCAATGTTGACGAAAAACGTGACAGACAGGGTAATACCAGTAGAACAGCCAATAGAAGCGGTAAAATTTGGGTATTATCAGGAGATGTTTATAATCTTCCCGGCGGTTCGAAAATTTTAGTCAAAGATCAACTAGATGTCAAAAAAGGCGATATTCTTGCTGAAACTACTACCGTAAGTGAACATGGTGGTGAAGTTAAACTTGGCGGCGAACTTGAAATTGAAGAAGTAACGACTGATGGAAGAAAAATTAAAAAAGTTGTTAATGGTAAAGAAATTACAATAGTAATAGCTTCTATCACTCCTGCAAACGCTGTTCTTGAAAAAACTAAGAAAGAACAATTATGGAAAGTTGAAAAAACAGGTGAAACATATATTATAAAATCACCTGTTGATACCGTGGTTGAGAATGGCATGACAATCGCTGAACTTATTGACGATGAATATACCGTAAATTCAAGCGGTGAAATTCGCTATGCAGGAATTGAAGTTGATGAACATCATATAATCACTAAACCAGGAAAAGTTATCTTCATTCCTGAAGAAATTCATCAAGTAAGTAAAGATTCTACTTTAAAAATGGTGGAATCCGGTACCTATGTGACTGTAGATACTGAGATTGTTAAAGATGTAAGAGCTCGTATCGATGGTGTTGTTGAAATTAAAGAATATAATGATATCATTCACGAAGTTATAATTAGGCCTGGAGAACTACATAAAGTAGAAAATGTAAGTACATTAAAAGTAGAAGATGGAGATATTGTAGAAGCTGGTACTGAAATAGCGCCAGGAATAGCCGCAAAAGAAAAATCTATGGTAACTATAATGTCTTCAGCTCAATTTGGTCTTAATGATTTTGAAATCGAAGATATTGACGAAGAGTTCCAAGAAGAAGCAGAACCAAAAGAAGAAAAAGTAGATATCTTATTAAGACCTGTTCAAGAATTTGATATTAAGCCTAAAGAAGTATCAATAAAATTCTCTTCCACAGAAGAAGATCTCATTGATATGGCTTCTGTTACTCAATTACAATATCGTGATGGAAGCAGAATAAGACAATTAGAAGGTGCTAACTTAACTAGAACCAGTTTAGTTCTTCAAATGCAAGGTTATTTAAGCCATCTTAAAGGATTAGTTGAGCTTGAACCTAAAGAAGCAGCTGAAGAAGATCAAAACGTTAAAATAGTAGTACTTGAAAACTTAATCATAAGAAGAGAAATTGAGGACGTAACAAGAGGTGTTTCTTCTCTACAAACAGAACTTTTAGTTGAAGATGGTCAAATCATCGAGCCTAAAGTTCCTGTTTCCAAAACTCAAGTACTAGCCAGAAATAATGCTAAAGTAAGTCTTAACGAAAATACTGAAGCTGAAATCAGAAGATTATTACTTATATCATCTGAGCTTGAAACAAAGATTGAACTAAAAACCAACCCTATAATAAATGTTGGTGATTTGGTAAAAGTTGACCAAATAATCTCAGAAAGTGGAGAAATTTCAAAGCTATCTGGTCAAATAACCGGTATTAAAGGTAAAACAGTAACAATCCGTGGTGGAAGACCATACTTAATTAGTGCTGGTACTCAATTACAGGTTGACAGCAACGGTTTAGTTCAACGTGGTGATTTACTTGCAACTCTTGTATTTGAACGTCAAAAAACAGGTGACATCGTTCAGGGTCTTCCAAGGGTTGAAGAACTACTTGAAGGTAGAAAACCAAAAGAAAGTGCTATTCTTGCTGAAGAAGATGGAGAAGCTGAAATCGAATACGATGAGGATACTCCTAGACTCTTTATAGTAAGTGAATCAGGCCGTCAGGAAATTAAGGTTCCGATAGATTCAAATATTATAGTTTCAGATAAAGAAAAGATTAAAAAAGGTCAACCTTTAACAGATGGTCCTCTAAATCCACATGATATCATCAGACTCAGTGGGCCAAAAGCAGTTCAACAATATCTTGTTGACGAAGTACAAAGAGTATATAGATCTCAAGGTGTTGAAATTGCTGATAAACACATTGAAGTTATCGTACGTCAGATGACCAAGAAAGTTAAAGTTGATGACTCAGGTGATACCAAATTATTACCAGGAGAATTAGTAGAACTCTATACTCTTGAAGCTGAGAATTCAGAAGTAGAAAAACTTGGAGGGAATCCAGCTACTTACCATCCTGTACTACTTGGTATTACTAAGGCAAGTCTTAACACTGACAGCTTTATCTCAGCTGCCAGCTTCCAAGAAACTACAAGAGTATTAACAGAAGCTGCTGTTGAAGGTAAAAAAGACCAGTTAAGAGGCTTAAAAGAAAACGTTATTATCGGTAGGTTAATTCCTGCAGGTACTGGTTATTACCATCTGAATCACGCTGCAGAGTTGAAAGAAAATGAAAGACAACAACGCAGTACGAGAGGTAATGCAAGAAAACCTTCAGCTATTCTTGAAGAAATTGAAGGCTTATTTGGTTCACCAGACTTTACAGTTGAATAA
- a CDS encoding DNA-directed RNA polymerase subunit beta' has protein sequence MSTSIDYFDYIRIGIASPERILKWSFGEITKPETINYRTLKPERDGLFCERIFGPSKDWECYCGKYKRVRHKGIICERCGVEVTDSKVRRHRMGHIKLAAPVTHIWFLKGIPSYLGLLLDMSLKDLEQVIYFNSYIVLNPGESEFKKTQLLSEEEYENYALENENTKLEVGIGAEAIKQLLSEIDLATLTEGIKDELASVGSSIQKRAKLIKRLRLFESLASSNTNPSSMVMDVLPVTPPDLRPMVQLDGGRFATSDLNDLYRRVINRNNRLQRLLEMGAPEIIVRNEKRMLQEAVDALIDNGRRGRTVIGPNNRPLKSLSNIIEGKQGRFRQNLLGKRVDYSGRSVIVVGPRLKLNQCGLPKEMALELFKPFVVNKLIERSIVQNIKSAKKKIERAENVVWDVLEEVIDGHPVMLNRAPTLHRLGIQAFEPVLVEGRAIQLHPLVCSAFNADFDGDQMAVHVPLSIESQTEARMLMLATNNILLPATGKPVITPSQDMVLGIYYLTISPHENSKVERYFVNFDDAIAAYEAGVVSLHSKICVRDEKGERIETTPGRIMFNQAVSAAILSA, from the coding sequence TTGTCTACAAGTATAGATTATTTTGATTATATAAGGATTGGTATTGCTTCTCCAGAACGTATATTAAAGTGGTCCTTCGGAGAAATAACTAAGCCAGAAACCATTAATTATCGTACTTTAAAACCAGAAAGAGATGGATTATTCTGTGAAAGAATTTTTGGTCCGTCAAAAGACTGGGAATGTTACTGCGGTAAATATAAAAGAGTAAGACATAAAGGCATTATATGTGAAAGATGCGGCGTAGAAGTTACTGATAGTAAAGTTAGACGCCATAGAATGGGACATATTAAACTTGCTGCTCCTGTAACACATATATGGTTCCTAAAAGGTATTCCTAGTTACTTAGGACTATTACTCGATATGTCATTAAAAGATTTAGAACAGGTTATTTATTTTAATAGCTATATTGTTCTAAATCCAGGAGAATCAGAATTTAAGAAAACACAGCTTCTTTCAGAAGAAGAATACGAAAATTATGCATTAGAAAACGAAAACACTAAACTAGAAGTCGGAATTGGTGCGGAAGCAATTAAACAACTTCTTTCAGAAATAGATTTAGCAACATTAACTGAAGGAATTAAAGATGAATTAGCCTCCGTTGGAAGCTCAATTCAAAAAAGAGCTAAATTAATTAAAAGACTTCGTTTGTTTGAATCACTAGCATCAAGTAATACCAATCCAAGCAGTATGGTAATGGATGTATTGCCCGTTACTCCTCCTGACTTAAGACCTATGGTTCAATTAGATGGTGGTAGATTCGCGACCAGCGATCTTAATGATTTATATAGAAGAGTTATTAATAGAAATAACCGCTTACAAAGACTTCTCGAAATGGGAGCACCAGAAATTATCGTTAGAAACGAAAAAAGAATGCTCCAAGAAGCTGTAGACGCATTAATTGATAATGGTAGAAGAGGAAGAACTGTAATTGGTCCAAATAATAGACCGTTAAAATCTCTCAGCAATATCATAGAAGGTAAACAGGGTAGATTTAGACAGAACCTCCTCGGCAAAAGGGTTGACTATTCAGGAAGAAGCGTTATTGTAGTCGGTCCTCGCCTTAAATTAAATCAGTGCGGCTTACCAAAAGAAATGGCACTTGAACTATTCAAACCATTTGTTGTTAATAAACTCATTGAAAGAAGTATTGTACAAAACATTAAGTCAGCTAAAAAGAAAATTGAGAGAGCCGAAAACGTAGTTTGGGACGTACTTGAAGAGGTTATTGACGGACATCCGGTAATGCTAAACCGCGCACCAACCCTACACAGACTTGGTATTCAAGCATTCGAGCCAGTACTTGTTGAAGGTCGTGCTATTCAATTACACCCTCTTGTATGTTCTGCTTTTAACGCGGACTTCGATGGTGACCAAATGGCTGTTCACGTTCCTCTTTCAATTGAGTCACAAACTGAAGCAAGAATGTTAATGTTAGCTACAAATAATATTCTTCTTCCAGCTACAGGAAAACCTGTAATAACACCTTCCCAGGATATGGTACTTGGCATATATTACCTTACTATTAGTCCACATGAAAATAGTAAAGTAGAAAGATATTTTGTTAATTTCGACGACGCAATCGCAGCTTATGAGGCTGGTGTAGTCAGTTTACACTCAAAAATTTGTGTCAGAGATGAAAAAGGTGAAAGAATAGAAACAACACCTGGAAGAATCATGTTTAACCAGGCAGTTTCAGCCGCTATATTAAGCGCATAA